The following are from one region of the Geothermobacter ehrlichii genome:
- a CDS encoding DUF2971 domain-containing protein, translated as MKSLEELKADSSYRDVRFYRIFGIERLFQLINDESLALLAPRKWEDPYEKALQDMLETKNRFKIYGLCWSSRSRSDALWRIYSPNSLGVRVSTTVGRVIDSIRPGKYFSEKHFFIGDVSYLPEKTNYPDRPFDFRKGKLSLKQSDFNRRITTISDAIKDMVVDKSKNIPRQPADIAKTFLVKRKAFDHESEVRFIYVDGRSSEADDGVFKIPIDPVTLISTIEFDPRMNDDVYESLRKAVLANLQGREHKIRVTKSDLYKSPEKLIYSK; from the coding sequence GTGAAATCTTTAGAAGAGTTGAAAGCGGATAGTTCCTACAGGGATGTTCGTTTTTATCGAATATTCGGTATTGAAAGGCTTTTTCAGCTTATCAATGATGAATCACTTGCCCTCCTTGCCCCTAGAAAATGGGAAGATCCTTACGAGAAGGCTCTTCAGGATATGCTGGAGACCAAAAATCGTTTTAAGATTTACGGTCTTTGTTGGTCATCTCGCTCCAGATCAGATGCCTTGTGGCGAATATATTCTCCGAATAGTTTAGGTGTTCGCGTTTCAACAACTGTTGGCCGTGTTATTGACTCGATTAGACCCGGTAAATATTTTTCTGAAAAGCATTTTTTTATCGGAGATGTCTCTTATTTGCCTGAGAAAACCAATTATCCTGACCGCCCTTTTGATTTTAGAAAGGGCAAACTCTCATTGAAGCAGAGCGATTTTAATCGTCGGATAACAACGATTTCTGACGCAATCAAGGACATGGTTGTAGATAAGTCCAAAAACATACCTAGGCAACCAGCCGATATTGCTAAGACATTTTTGGTGAAAAGGAAAGCCTTTGATCACGAGAGTGAAGTGCGCTTCATCTACGTAGATGGCCGATCTTCTGAAGCTGATGATGGAGTGTTCAAGATACCTATTGATCCAGTAACTCTCATCAGTACTATCGAGTTCGATCCACGAATGAATGATGACGTTTATGAATCCCTACGCAAAGCGGTATTGGCCAACCTCCAAGGCCGAGAACATAAAATCAGAGTAACCAAGTCCGATCTGTACAAGTCTCCGGAAAAACTCATTTACTCAAAATAA